The genomic stretch ATCGGTGAGCACTTTTTGCATCACCTGTTTTTGCCATTGGGCAGGAATCACATCGGCGAGCACGGCCAGGATGGATGCATGTTGGCTGAATTGTTCCTTCTCCGGTGTATTGGCCATTTCCATGCGTTGCATATCAAAGCAATGCGTAAAAACGCCCTGCGACAGGCGAAAGGCCAGCTGGCTGTAATGGGCAGCCTGATCGGTGTAACCAAATGCCTCAAACAGATCTGCCGCCTGATGCAGGGTATAAATAAACTGACAGGTGATAATAGCTGAATGCCCATCGGTAGCGCCTACAGGTGCACCACCCGGAAAAGTCTCAGCCCAGTCCACAAAGCTCCACCAATCCATAGGTCCCAGCATGTTGTAGGCTGGATCCACATGGGCTTCATACCAGCTCAGCACAGGCTGTATGCCGGAAAGATAGGATTTTACAAAATCAGTATCGGGTCGCAGCATCCAGTAATCATGCAACATCGAAATCCAGAACAGCGAATAGGGAGGAATGATTTGCAGACGATGGCTCGGAAAGCGGCCCTGGGTGAGTCCGTTGGGTGTGCGAGAATCATAAAAATCATGAATGGCCTTGCGCATCAGCCGGTCATCGCCCGTATTGTACAAAGAAATCAGCGCCTGTATGCGGGTATCGCCTTCGTATTGCAATTGTTCATAATAAGGACAATCAAAATAGGTTTCTCCTGCACATAGTCGTGCTGTATGCCATCCTACACGCCAGATGGCCTGAAGCGAGGAATCATTGCTGGCAAAGGTTGCCAGCCGATGGAAAGGATATCCGGTATAAATCCCGTAAAAATCTTCCAGCGTGAGCGGGTTGCCGGTAGTGGTGATATCCAGCTGAATGTATCGGTAAGCATGGATCCAGAGCGGACTGAAACGACGTTCATTACCCCCATCCGGATAAAACTCGTCATACAAGCCCAGGATTTGTTTTCCTTTGATTTCATTGCGATTGCCTTTCTGGCCATTGCTATCCACAGCAGCTTCGGCATAGGTAATCCGGATGCAGGCTCCGGCCCCGCCGCTCACCTGCAATACAGGGTAGGCAACAGTTTCCTGGCCTTGGTCTAGAATAATTTTTACCTGTTGATGAGCTGGAATCTGCAGGGGATGTGAAGCCTGGATAAAAGTATCCCGGATAGGGAATGGTGCCCCCTGAGCTTCGGAAAGCCGAATAGCCTGCAGCCGTTGGGGGCGATATTCCATTTGGGGAATAGGCGAGGGGACCAATGTCCATACATTATCGCTGCCCACACCTGCAGGAACGGCTGCCGCCGGTACATCTGCAGCTTGTTGCCAGGCACGATCATCATAGTCTGTTTGTTCCCAGCCCCAGGGATAATATGCTGCCCGAACGGCATCGCCGGGGCCGGCCACGAAATAGGTGTGCAGGCGAGCGGCTGTTTCTGTGGCACAGGGGGCATAGCTGGTATCGTGCAGCACTTTCCAGCTGCGATTGGTATTCAGTTTGTCCCAGGCAGCATCATCGGCCTGCACCAAAAAGCCCGTCCGGGCCGAAATCTGCGCCATGGGAGCATATTCACCCATATTCCACACCATGGCTGCCAGCACGTTTCTCCCCTTTTGGAGATAAGGTGCAATGTCATAGGTTTCCACGTTCCAGTTGTAGGTATCGCCACGTGCGGGCCCACGGCCAATGTCGTGTCCATTTACAAAAAGATGATACCTGTTATCGGCAGTTACATGAATGATGAGCTGAGCGGGTACAGTATCTAGTTGAAAGGTTTTTCTGAAATGAAATACCCCATAGGCTGAAGCCGGAACATCCGGACAACAAATCCAATGTGCCGGCCAGTATTGATGCTTCAATCTCTCGTTGAAAGGCAACGATTGGGCAATGGCCTGAAAGCTAAGCGCAACCGTTATTCCCGTAATCCAGATCCAGTGTTTGTTGGGCATGTGTTCATTTTTTTCGAACCTTACATTTCCGGATATCAAAGATGGATGTCAACTATCCGGTTGATTTCACCTGTTGGCAGGCGGTTTTTGCTGCTGGGTTGTGTCTTTGCAGCATGGCGGAAGCAGCCGGTATGAATCCGGATTGGCTTTTACGGTATCGGCGTCGAAACCGGCATTGGCAATCGCATATTCAATATAAAGCGGATTGGTGCGTTCCGTATAGTATCGAACTGTAACAATTTTATTAAATGTATTCACATTTGCAGAAATGATTCCTGGTTCCCGTTTTAGATAATTCAGCAATATTTGTTTGCATGCATCACATTTTTGGATATTGGTCTGAATCCGCACGGTAGCTACGGCCCGCTGAGCTGATGTTGCATGTGAAATCAGCAACAGAGCTAAACCTGCAAGCAGGCAAAGTTTCCGATATATGTTCATGCTGTATGAATTTGTGTTAAAAGTAGTAAAATTTTCCGGACAGAAGGAACTGCAGGCAAACGAAGAACAACTGGGTACAAGCCCTATATCGGGTATGCAACAATAAATAAAGCCGAAACAGAAGGCTGCTTTTAGCAATCGGTTTTTCTGTATTTTGCGAAGCTGATTTTGAAACGTTATTCATGACCCATAATACCGGAACATCTATGTTATCACTTCGCACGCAAATCCAGGAAGCCGGTGCAGCCATTGAGCAGCACATTCCCGATCGCGCTTCCATTGCGGTGGTGCTGGGCAGCGGATTGGGAAGTTTTACCCGTCACCTGCAAATCATGCATCGCATACCTTATGCATCCATTCCGCATTTTCCGGTATCAACCGTAGAAGGACATTCAGGTGAGCAGATCCTGGGAAATATTTCCGGGAAAAACGTCTGGGTACTTTCGGGCAGATTTCATTATTATGAAGGATATTCCATGCAGGAAGTTACTTTCCCAGTTCGGGTGATGAAATATCTGGGTGTTTCGCATCTGTTGTTGTCCAATGCAGCTGGTGGATTAAATCCGCAGTTCAAGGTTGGTGATCTGATGGTGATTACCGATCACATTAACCTGCAACCCGAACATCCCTTGCGTGGAAAAAATGATGATAGCCTGGGACCGCGTTTTCCGGATATGAGTGAGCCTTATTGCCAGGAGTTAATTGCAAAAGCTTTTCATATCGCGGCACAAAGAAATATTTTGTTGCGCAAGGGTGTGTATGTAGGTGTGCAGGGACCAAGTTTTGAAACCCGTGCGGAATACCGCTTTTTACACAGGATAGGCGGCGATGCCGTAGGTATGAGCACTGTGCCCGAAACTATTGTGGCTGTACACATGGGCATGAAAGTATTTGCTATGAGTGTGATAACTGATATTGGTATCCGGGAAGAAAACAATATGATCAGCCATGAAGAGGTGCTGGCAGCAGCACGTGCCTCAGAACCTACTATGAGCAGCATCTTTATTGAACTGATCAAAAGCATCTGACATTGTTATCCGTGCCACACAGAAGAATAAAGCGACTGGTAAAGACAGGTTGCATATTGCTTCTGATCATTTGCGGATACGTGCATGTTTATGCACAGTTGCCCCGGATCGGTGCGATGGGTGCAATGGGCAGATCTACAACCGGTGGTTCAGATTCATTTCATCTTGAACATCGTGTCAATGATACCATTCTCCTGTCCTATCATTACCTGAATGATGTGGTGCCACATCATCTGGATTCATCCATCAATAACTTTTACAAGTATTTCCCGTTGCGATCTTCTGATGCATATCTGGGAAATATTGGCAATCCGGGTTATGACCTGATCTTTCATCCTTTAATGAAAGCCGGATGGGATGCGGGTTTTCATGCACTAGATCTATACAGGTTTCCTATTGACAGCGTCCGTTTTTATCAAACCACAGGTCCTTACACAGAATTACGTTATCTTGTAGGACCCAAACAGGAACAGGTGATTGATGTGTTTCATACACAGAATCACAAACGCAATTTCAATATCTCGGGTCATTATCGGAAAATCAATTCTCCAGGTTATTTCCGCAACCAGAATACAAATGATGACAACTATGCCATTACTGCCAGGTTTGATTCCCGGAAACAACGTTACCATGCCTATGCAGCTTTAATCGGAAACAATGAGCAAACTGGAGAGAACGGAGGTATTGTAAATGATGCTGATTTGAAAGATCCGATTCACAGCGATCGTCAAACAATAGCTACTTTTTTGGGAGGCAATAATGCATCGAGTGGTTTTTCTTTCTTTACCAGTTCTATTCCGGTAAAAACAGAGTATAAGGAAAAAGATTTTTTGTTTTCACATGAATA from Thermoflavifilum aggregans encodes the following:
- a CDS encoding family 78 glycoside hydrolase catalytic domain, which translates into the protein MPNKHWIWITGITVALSFQAIAQSLPFNERLKHQYWPAHWICCPDVPASAYGVFHFRKTFQLDTVPAQLIIHVTADNRYHLFVNGHDIGRGPARGDTYNWNVETYDIAPYLQKGRNVLAAMVWNMGEYAPMAQISARTGFLVQADDAAWDKLNTNRSWKVLHDTSYAPCATETAARLHTYFVAGPGDAVRAAYYPWGWEQTDYDDRAWQQAADVPAAAVPAGVGSDNVWTLVPSPIPQMEYRPQRLQAIRLSEAQGAPFPIRDTFIQASHPLQIPAHQQVKIILDQGQETVAYPVLQVSGGAGACIRITYAEAAVDSNGQKGNRNEIKGKQILGLYDEFYPDGGNERRFSPLWIHAYRYIQLDITTTGNPLTLEDFYGIYTGYPFHRLATFASNDSSLQAIWRVGWHTARLCAGETYFDCPYYEQLQYEGDTRIQALISLYNTGDDRLMRKAIHDFYDSRTPNGLTQGRFPSHRLQIIPPYSLFWISMLHDYWMLRPDTDFVKSYLSGIQPVLSWYEAHVDPAYNMLGPMDWWSFVDWAETFPGGAPVGATDGHSAIITCQFIYTLHQAADLFEAFGYTDQAAHYSQLAFRLSQGVFTHCFDMQRMEMANTPEKEQFSQHASILAVLADVIPAQWQKQVMQKVLTDTSLDQVTFYFRFYLIQAMVKAGLADNYVNQLNPWMDMLKIGLTTFAEKPEPTRSDCHAWSAGPAYDFLATLCGIRPAAPSFAKVAITPHLGSLTHVVASMPHPQGTIQVEFFQDKKGKLSGSISLPEQVNGYLEWKGTRINLHGGRQSINLP
- a CDS encoding heavy metal-associated domain-containing protein, translating into MNIYRKLCLLAGLALLLISHATSAQRAVATVRIQTNIQKCDACKQILLNYLKREPGIISANVNTFNKIVTVRYYTERTNPLYIEYAIANAGFDADTVKANPDSYRLLPPCCKDTTQQQKPPANR
- a CDS encoding purine-nucleoside phosphorylase, whose translation is MTHNTGTSMLSLRTQIQEAGAAIEQHIPDRASIAVVLGSGLGSFTRHLQIMHRIPYASIPHFPVSTVEGHSGEQILGNISGKNVWVLSGRFHYYEGYSMQEVTFPVRVMKYLGVSHLLLSNAAGGLNPQFKVGDLMVITDHINLQPEHPLRGKNDDSLGPRFPDMSEPYCQELIAKAFHIAAQRNILLRKGVYVGVQGPSFETRAEYRFLHRIGGDAVGMSTVPETIVAVHMGMKVFAMSVITDIGIREENNMISHEEVLAAARASEPTMSSIFIELIKSI